The Falsibacillus pallidus genome has a segment encoding these proteins:
- the mgtE gene encoding magnesium transporter codes for MERSAFEKLEAALKNNDIDAFRSEFMDMHPYDQTQFFLKMDKDDRRELYHFLSPDEMSEIFQNIEVEEEDYQDILEEMNPKYAADMISSMYTDDAVDVLNELDKDHVASYLTIMDEEAADEIKELLHYEEYTAGSIMTTEFISIAANQTVRSAMYILKKEAPNAETIYYVYVVDDEKRLVGVISLRDLIISDDDTMISEIMYTRVMAVSAAEDQEQVAKKMKDYDFLAVPVVDFQRHLLGIITVDDIIDVLDEEASDDYSKLAGVSDVDTLDKNPFSAAKKRLPWLIVLLFLGMFTASLIGRFEETLSKVAILAVFIPLIGGMSGNTGTQALAVVVRGIATGDLERESKWKLLLRELGTGLITGTTCGIIVMLVVYLWQGEFFLGILVGISILASLIVATLAGALVPLLMHRLKIDPAVASGPFITTINDIISILIYFGIATAFMSKLT; via the coding sequence CTGGAGCGCAGCGCATTCGAAAAATTAGAAGCGGCTCTCAAAAACAATGATATTGATGCATTCCGCAGTGAATTCATGGATATGCATCCTTATGATCAAACACAGTTTTTCTTGAAAATGGATAAAGATGATCGAAGGGAACTTTACCATTTTTTATCCCCTGATGAAATGTCGGAAATATTCCAAAATATAGAAGTAGAGGAAGAAGACTATCAGGACATCCTTGAAGAAATGAATCCCAAGTATGCCGCAGATATGATTTCGAGCATGTACACAGATGATGCTGTAGATGTCTTGAACGAGCTTGATAAAGATCATGTGGCAAGCTATTTAACCATAATGGATGAAGAAGCAGCAGATGAAATAAAAGAACTTCTTCATTATGAAGAATATACAGCAGGAAGCATCATGACAACGGAGTTCATTTCCATTGCAGCGAATCAGACAGTCCGATCTGCTATGTATATTCTTAAGAAAGAAGCCCCGAATGCTGAAACAATCTATTATGTTTATGTAGTGGATGATGAAAAAAGGCTTGTGGGGGTCATTTCTCTAAGGGATTTGATTATCAGCGATGATGATACCATGATATCTGAAATCATGTATACGCGTGTGATGGCTGTCTCAGCAGCAGAAGATCAGGAGCAGGTAGCCAAGAAAATGAAGGATTACGACTTTCTTGCTGTTCCTGTCGTGGATTTTCAAAGGCATTTGCTGGGGATCATCACGGTTGATGATATCATTGATGTCCTTGATGAAGAAGCATCTGACGATTATTCAAAGCTTGCGGGTGTTTCCGATGTCGATACATTGGATAAAAATCCATTTTCCGCAGCAAAAAAGCGCCTTCCTTGGCTGATTGTCCTATTATTTCTCGGTATGTTCACTGCAAGTCTGATTGGAAGGTTTGAAGAAACACTGAGCAAAGTGGCTATTTTGGCCGTATTCATTCCACTGATTGGCGGTATGTCCGGAAATACAGGGACACAGGCACTTGCTGTAGTGGTCCGCGGGATTGCAACAGGGGACTTAGAAAGGGAAAGCAAGTGGAAACTCCTATTAAGAGAACTCGGGACTGGCCTCATTACTGGGACCACTTGTGGAATAATTGTGATGCTAGTCGTGTATTTATGGCAAGGGGAGTTCTTTCTTGGCATATTGGTCGGCATTTCTATATTAGCCTCGTTGATTGTTGCCACTCTGGCTGGTGCCCTTGTCCCTTTACTGATGCACCGGCTGAAGATAGATCCCGCTGTGGCTTCCGGTCCGTTCATCACAACAATCAATGACATCATTTCAATATTGATTTATTTTGGGATCGCCACTGCTTTTATGAGTAAATTGACTTAA
- the prpE gene encoding bis(5'-nucleosyl)-tetraphosphatase PrpE, whose translation MKIDIIGDIHGCIDEFKELTIKMGYEWISGIPIHPENRVLGFVGDLTDRGKNSMEVVQIVYDLWKNGLAHYVPGNHCNKLYRYLLGNKVMIAHGLETTVEELDRLAPAERSKITDAFKILYEEAPLYSLLDEGNLILAHAGIRGDYIGKMNEKVKTFVLYGDITGERNPDGSPVRRDWAKHYKGSSLIVYGHTPVQDARFINRTVNIDSGAVFGGKLTALRYPEMEIVDVPSSMPYVPEKFRDFD comes from the coding sequence CTGAAAATCGATATTATTGGAGATATTCATGGATGCATAGATGAATTTAAAGAACTTACCATTAAGATGGGCTACGAGTGGATCAGCGGCATTCCAATCCATCCTGAAAATAGAGTGCTCGGTTTTGTCGGTGACTTGACAGATCGGGGCAAAAATTCAATGGAGGTTGTTCAGATTGTATATGACCTCTGGAAAAATGGGCTGGCACACTATGTCCCTGGGAATCACTGCAATAAATTGTATCGCTACTTATTAGGAAATAAAGTGATGATTGCCCATGGACTTGAAACGACAGTGGAAGAATTGGATCGGCTTGCTCCTGCTGAACGTTCAAAAATCACCGATGCATTCAAAATACTCTATGAAGAAGCCCCGCTTTATTCCTTGCTTGATGAAGGAAACCTCATTCTTGCGCACGCAGGAATCCGTGGGGACTATATTGGAAAAATGAATGAAAAAGTAAAGACATTCGTTCTGTATGGCGACATTACAGGGGAAAGAAATCCAGATGGATCGCCTGTTAGAAGGGACTGGGCGAAACATTATAAAGGCAGCTCATTGATTGTCTACGGGCACACTCCTGTCCAGGACGCACGGTTCATAAACCGGACCGTCAATATTGATTCAGGAGCTGTATTCGGCGGGAAACTTACGGCATTGAGATATCCTGAAATGGAAATCGTGGATGTGCCATCATCCATGCCGTATGTTCCGGAGAAATTCAGGGATTTTGATTAA
- a CDS encoding RluA family pseudouridine synthase, whose product MNSFVLTWEIDDAGKEMSIKDFLAAREISKRALTDIKFSGGRIEVNGQVVNVRYLLKTGDKLTVLFPPEIPSSGLLGQDIPLDIVYEDDHVLVINKPPGMNTIPSRDRPDGSIANAVLGLYNKKMIGATIHIVTRLDRDTSGLLLIAKNRYCHHLLSKQQKTNQLTRTYLAVAEGNISPEKGVIDAPIGRKPTSIIEREVNEQGKKAVTHYEVIRSQPSHSLVELKLETGRTHQIRVHMSYIGHPLAGDDLYGGSTEHIKRQALHCVKLEFYHPIQDEKLIFTADLPKDMEQLAKADF is encoded by the coding sequence ATGAATTCATTTGTTCTTACGTGGGAGATAGATGACGCCGGCAAAGAAATGAGCATTAAAGATTTCCTTGCTGCCAGGGAGATCTCCAAAAGAGCATTGACGGATATTAAGTTTTCAGGTGGACGCATTGAAGTCAATGGACAGGTAGTAAATGTAAGGTATCTTCTCAAGACAGGGGATAAGCTGACGGTCCTTTTCCCTCCGGAAATACCGAGCAGCGGGCTATTGGGACAGGATATCCCGCTCGATATCGTATATGAAGATGATCATGTGCTGGTAATAAATAAACCACCAGGAATGAATACTATACCTTCGAGAGACCGACCAGATGGCAGCATCGCAAACGCTGTCCTCGGGCTTTACAACAAAAAAATGATAGGTGCGACCATCCATATAGTGACAAGGCTGGACCGTGATACATCAGGTCTGCTTCTTATCGCTAAAAATAGGTACTGCCACCACCTCCTATCAAAACAGCAAAAAACGAATCAATTGACCCGGACGTATTTAGCAGTCGCAGAAGGCAATATCAGTCCTGAAAAAGGGGTCATTGATGCCCCGATTGGAAGAAAGCCGACAAGCATCATTGAGAGGGAAGTCAATGAACAGGGGAAAAAAGCAGTGACGCACTATGAAGTAATCCGTTCGCAGCCTTCCCACTCATTGGTGGAGTTAAAGCTTGAAACGGGCAGGACACATCAAATCCGTGTACACATGTCTTATATAGGCCATCCACTCGCTGGAGACGACCTGTATGGCGGCAGCACGGAACATATAAAAAGGCAGGCCCTCCATTGCGTGAAACTTGAATTTTATCATCCGATACAAGATGAAAAACTCATTTTCACAGCAGATCTGCCGAAGGATATGGAACAACTGGCAAAGGCAGACTTCTAA
- a CDS encoding NAD kinase: protein MKFAIKSKGDSKSNTLMHKMRTYLQDFELEYDEEQPDIVISVGGDGTLLYAFHRYSSRLDKTAFVGVHTGHLGFYADWVPEEIEKLVIAIAKTPYQIIEYPLLEVIIRYEHGGKETRYLGLNESTVKAVEGTLVMDVEIRGEHFERFRGDGLCVSTPSGSTAYNKALGGAIIHPSLPSIQLAEMASINNKVFRTIGSPLILPAHHTCMLKPVNKSDFLITVDHLTLLHKDVKSIQFRVADEKIRFARFRPFPFWKRVHDSFVAD, encoded by the coding sequence ATGAAATTTGCCATTAAATCGAAGGGCGATTCGAAATCAAATACATTAATGCACAAAATGAGGACATATCTGCAGGACTTTGAGCTGGAGTATGACGAAGAACAGCCGGATATTGTCATCTCCGTTGGTGGTGACGGCACCTTGCTTTATGCTTTTCACCGCTACAGCTCACGGTTGGATAAGACGGCATTTGTCGGGGTCCATACTGGGCATTTGGGGTTCTATGCCGACTGGGTGCCTGAGGAAATTGAAAAGTTAGTTATTGCAATAGCCAAGACCCCTTATCAAATCATTGAATACCCTCTTCTTGAAGTGATCATCCGGTATGAGCATGGGGGCAAAGAGACAAGGTATCTCGGACTGAATGAATCTACCGTGAAAGCAGTAGAAGGGACCCTTGTCATGGATGTGGAAATCAGGGGAGAGCACTTTGAGCGATTCCGCGGCGACGGATTGTGCGTTTCCACGCCATCAGGAAGTACAGCCTACAATAAAGCCCTTGGCGGAGCGATCATTCATCCATCCCTTCCGTCCATTCAGCTAGCGGAAATGGCTTCGATCAATAACAAGGTTTTCCGCACCATTGGATCACCATTGATATTGCCAGCTCATCATACATGTATGCTTAAGCCTGTTAATAAATCAGATTTTTTAATTACAGTTGACCATCTGACTCTACTGCATAAAGATGTAAAGTCCATTCAATTCAGGGTGGCTGATGAAAAAATCCGTTTTGCAAGGTTCCGTCCGTTCCCATTCTGGAAAAGGGTCCATGATTCATTCGTGGCAGACTGA
- a CDS encoding GTP pyrophosphokinase, protein MKHWELFLAPYKQAVDELKIKLKGMRTQFEMDGVHSPIEFVTGRVKPIASILDKANQKGIPLDRLESEMQDIAGLRMMCQFVDDIKPVVEMLRKRNDFEIVEERDYISHKKPSGYRSYHLVIQYPVQTIDGEKKILMEIQIRTLAMNFWATIEHSLNYKYRGQFPEEIKMRLKRAAEAAFQLDEEMSQIREEIQEAQVFFSKKKEIHNESKKKS, encoded by the coding sequence ATGAAACACTGGGAGCTTTTTTTAGCGCCATATAAACAGGCTGTTGACGAATTGAAAATCAAGTTGAAAGGGATGCGGACACAATTCGAGATGGATGGTGTACATTCCCCGATAGAATTTGTTACAGGCAGGGTCAAACCGATAGCGAGCATTTTAGATAAAGCCAACCAGAAAGGGATTCCCCTTGATCGTCTTGAGTCAGAGATGCAGGATATCGCCGGCCTTCGAATGATGTGTCAATTTGTAGATGATATCAAGCCGGTTGTTGAGATGCTCAGGAAGCGGAATGATTTTGAAATTGTTGAAGAAAGAGACTATATTTCACATAAAAAGCCGAGCGGTTATCGTTCCTACCATCTTGTCATTCAATATCCCGTGCAGACGATCGATGGAGAAAAGAAGATTCTGATGGAAATTCAAATCCGGACGCTTGCCATGAATTTCTGGGCGACAATCGAACATTCATTGAATTATAAATATCGGGGGCAGTTTCCTGAAGAGATTAAAATGCGGCTGAAAAGAGCTGCTGAAGCTGCATTCCAATTGGATGAAGAGATGTCTCAGATCAGGGAAGAAATTCAAGAAGCGCAGGTGTTTTTCTCAAAAAAGAAAGAAATACATAATGAAAGTAAAAAGAAATCCTAG
- a CDS encoding CYTH domain-containing protein produces MSKEIEIEFKNLLSKKEFESLKKSFGIEDRSFTSQVNHYFDSEDFKLKELGSALRIRMKNDKAVLTLKEPAEVGLLETHQPVEAEEVDSYLKGHAFPPGEVVDRLTELSIDMDCLSYFGTLQTNRAEADYKGGLLVLDHSSYLNFEDYEIEYEVKDFQSGKNLFNQLLEEHRIPIRETENKIKRFYLAKFNS; encoded by the coding sequence ATGTCAAAGGAAATTGAAATTGAATTCAAAAATCTATTAAGCAAAAAAGAATTTGAATCTTTGAAGAAATCATTCGGGATAGAAGACCGATCCTTTACCTCTCAAGTGAACCACTACTTCGATAGTGAAGACTTTAAGTTGAAAGAGCTGGGTTCTGCTCTAAGAATAAGGATGAAAAATGACAAAGCTGTGCTGACGTTAAAGGAACCTGCGGAAGTAGGGCTGCTCGAAACTCATCAGCCGGTTGAGGCGGAGGAAGTAGATTCTTATTTGAAAGGTCATGCCTTTCCTCCCGGTGAAGTTGTCGATCGTTTAACGGAACTATCTATTGATATGGATTGCCTCAGCTATTTTGGCACCCTGCAGACGAATCGGGCCGAAGCAGATTATAAAGGCGGCCTGCTTGTTTTGGACCATAGCTCCTATTTAAATTTTGAAGATTATGAGATAGAATATGAAGTGAAAGATTTCCAATCCGGGAAAAATTTATTCAATCAATTATTGGAAGAACATCGAATCCCCATTCGGGAAACGGAAAATAAAATCAAACGCTTTTACTTAGCAAAATTTAATTCATAA
- a CDS encoding lytic transglycosylase domain-containing protein, whose translation MTSINSLNSLMQLQAIKNITGNGETSIFNKDTEDNLFSDLLNEIIQSAENGTQKIGEGTSLLLSKLNQTVPIQLNDRLKTPITGKSDSEFHSIDSIIQKASDAFGLPAKLIHAVIKQESNYNPEAKSAAGAAGLMQLMPSTAKALGVSNIHDPEENIFAGTKYLKQMMNKYSGNVDLALAAYNAGPGNVDRYGDIPPFKETQKYVEKVKSFFLS comes from the coding sequence ATGACTTCTATTAACTCTCTTAATTCCTTGATGCAGCTGCAGGCAATCAAAAATATAACCGGGAACGGAGAAACATCCATATTTAATAAGGATACCGAAGATAATCTGTTCTCAGATCTATTAAATGAAATCATTCAATCAGCAGAAAACGGCACGCAAAAAATAGGTGAAGGAACTTCGCTTTTATTATCTAAATTGAATCAAACCGTCCCTATCCAGTTAAATGATCGTTTGAAAACGCCGATAACAGGCAAGTCGGACAGTGAATTTCATTCTATTGACAGCATCATACAAAAAGCTTCTGATGCATTTGGCCTGCCGGCGAAATTGATTCACGCCGTCATCAAACAGGAGTCTAATTACAATCCCGAAGCCAAAAGTGCGGCAGGAGCAGCTGGATTGATGCAATTGATGCCTTCAACGGCAAAAGCGCTGGGAGTATCCAATATCCATGATCCGGAAGAAAATATCTTTGCAGGGACCAAATATTTAAAGCAAATGATGAACAAGTACTCCGGCAACGTAGATTTGGCATTGGCAGCGTATAACGCCGGTCCGGGAAATGTCGACCGGTATGGAGACATTCCTCCATTTAAAGAAACACAAAAATATGTTGAGAAGGTAAAATCCTTCTTCCTCAGCTGA
- a CDS encoding globin, with amino-acid sequence MIEKDATPFKLIGEEKLSMLVDAFYRRVGKHPDLFPIFPDDLTETARKQKQFLTQYLGGPPLYTEEHGHPMMRARHLPHPITPTRAQAWLGCMKEAMDEVGLEGQIRDEFFARLTLTARHMVNITEEELGEEI; translated from the coding sequence ATGATCGAGAAAGATGCTACGCCTTTTAAATTGATTGGCGAGGAAAAACTCTCGATGCTGGTGGATGCATTTTATAGAAGAGTTGGAAAACATCCTGACTTATTCCCCATCTTTCCTGACGATCTTACTGAAACCGCTAGGAAGCAAAAGCAGTTCCTGACCCAATATCTCGGAGGTCCCCCTTTATATACAGAGGAACACGGGCATCCAATGATGAGGGCTCGCCATCTGCCCCATCCTATCACACCGACAAGGGCTCAGGCTTGGCTCGGCTGTATGAAAGAGGCGATGGACGAAGTCGGTCTCGAAGGACAAATCAGGGATGAATTTTTCGCAAGATTGACATTGACCGCCCGGCATATGGTAAATATCACGGAAGAAGAACTGGGTGAAGAGATTTGA
- a CDS encoding ClpXP adapter SpxH family protein, which translates to MDMTAWNDSNSCGQLKKPLEIYMFIDPLCPECWALEPIMKKLQIQYGRFFTLKHVVSSKLARLNTAAQTPENIADSWEKTACRTGMSCDGSLWFENPISAPYLASMAIKAAELQGKRAASKFLRILQEFLFLKKENISHLDILLECAKTVGLDTEEFMKDIHSASVAKALQCDLKISSEMEVSEIPTLVFFNENIEDEGLKVTGLYPFKVYVQILSELLDEEPEPAPTPSLNAFLKHYKVVASKEIAEVYEMSISEVEKEMKKWALQQKVKKIPAKHGSFWKYIESK; encoded by the coding sequence ATGGATATGACTGCATGGAATGATTCAAACAGCTGCGGACAGCTAAAAAAGCCGTTGGAGATCTATATGTTCATCGATCCGCTCTGTCCCGAATGCTGGGCTCTTGAACCTATCATGAAGAAGCTTCAGATCCAGTACGGTCGTTTTTTCACACTAAAACATGTAGTCAGCAGCAAGCTTGCAAGATTGAACACCGCTGCTCAAACCCCTGAGAATATTGCAGATTCCTGGGAAAAGACTGCATGCCGTACAGGCATGTCATGTGATGGAAGTCTTTGGTTCGAGAATCCTATTTCTGCTCCCTATTTAGCGTCAATGGCGATTAAAGCTGCCGAGCTTCAAGGAAAAAGAGCTGCTTCCAAGTTCTTAAGGATATTACAGGAATTTCTTTTTCTTAAGAAGGAGAATATTTCTCACCTGGATATTTTACTTGAATGTGCAAAAACGGTCGGGCTTGATACCGAGGAATTTATGAAAGACATCCATTCTGCCAGCGTCGCGAAAGCTTTGCAATGCGATCTAAAAATTTCTTCTGAAATGGAAGTTTCAGAAATTCCAACCCTTGTTTTTTTTAATGAAAACATTGAAGATGAAGGTTTAAAAGTAACTGGATTATATCCGTTTAAGGTATATGTACAGATCCTCTCAGAACTTCTTGACGAGGAACCTGAACCTGCACCTACACCTAGCCTAAATGCTTTTCTGAAGCATTATAAGGTGGTAGCATCCAAAGAAATTGCAGAGGTTTATGAAATGTCCATTTCAGAGGTTGAAAAAGAAATGAAGAAATGGGCTTTGCAGCAAAAGGTCAAAAAGATACCAGCTAAACACGGTTCTTTTTGGAAATACATTGAGTCCAAATGA
- the pepF gene encoding oligoendopeptidase F, whose amino-acid sequence MENSTATKALPKRKEVPEELTWKLEDIFGSDEKWNEEYSEVKDMLKDADSFKGKLGSSAEDLLKLLKYQDEVLEKMGKIYTYSHMKYDQDTTNSTYQGMDDRAKNLYTQISSAFSYVVPEILSIDEEKLTKFVEGNQDLQQYKHALEEINLQRPHVLSSEEEALLAQAGEVFMASSNTFGMLNNADLEFPSIEDENGEEVEVTHGRYTRFLESADRRVREDAFKAVYSTYGKYRNTFSSTLSGQVKTDNFNARVRNYDSARHAALSENNIPESVYDNLVNTVNDNLHLLHRYVKLRKKILGVDELHMYDLYTPLVKEVKMEIPYDEAKDMILEGLAPLGEEYRNVLEEGFSNRWVDVVETKGKRSGAYSSGAYGTNPYILMNWQDNVNNLFTLAHEFGHSVHSYYTRKSQPYTYGNYSIFVAEVASTCNEALLNDYLLKTIDDEKKRIYLLNHYLEGFRGTVFRQTMFAEFEHLIHKKAQNGEALTADLLTEEYYKLNQKYFGSEDIVIDEEIGLEWSRIPHFYYNYYVYQYATGFSAATALSQQILDEGEEAVSRYIGFLKSGSSDYPIEVLKKAGVDMTTSEPIEAALKVFEEKLAELEELLG is encoded by the coding sequence ATGGAAAACTCTACTGCGACAAAGGCATTGCCAAAGCGTAAAGAAGTGCCTGAAGAACTGACATGGAAATTAGAAGATATCTTTGGATCAGATGAAAAATGGAATGAAGAATATAGCGAAGTAAAGGATATGCTGAAAGACGCTGATTCCTTTAAAGGAAAGCTTGGCAGCAGTGCAGAAGACTTGTTGAAGCTATTGAAATATCAGGATGAGGTCTTGGAAAAGATGGGGAAAATCTATACCTATTCCCATATGAAGTATGACCAGGATACCACGAATTCGACTTATCAGGGGATGGATGATAGAGCCAAGAACCTCTATACCCAGATTTCCAGTGCTTTTTCCTATGTGGTTCCTGAAATTTTATCCATCGATGAAGAGAAACTTACAAAATTCGTTGAAGGAAATCAGGATTTACAGCAATATAAGCACGCACTTGAAGAAATCAACCTTCAAAGGCCGCATGTACTTTCTTCGGAGGAAGAGGCACTGCTTGCACAGGCTGGAGAGGTCTTCATGGCTTCAAGCAATACGTTCGGGATGCTGAATAATGCCGACCTTGAATTCCCATCCATTGAAGATGAGAACGGTGAGGAAGTAGAAGTCACTCACGGCAGATATACCCGCTTTTTGGAAAGTGCTGACCGTCGTGTAAGGGAAGATGCATTCAAAGCTGTTTACAGTACCTATGGAAAGTATCGAAATACTTTTTCCAGCACCCTGAGCGGACAGGTGAAAACAGATAACTTCAATGCTAGGGTTCGCAACTATGATTCAGCGCGTCATGCAGCCCTTTCTGAAAATAATATTCCGGAAAGTGTATATGATAATCTGGTCAATACTGTAAATGACAATCTGCACCTGCTTCACCGCTATGTAAAGCTGCGCAAAAAGATTCTTGGTGTTGATGAATTGCATATGTATGATTTATACACACCACTTGTGAAAGAAGTAAAAATGGAAATTCCATATGACGAAGCAAAAGATATGATCCTTGAAGGCCTGGCTCCATTGGGTGAAGAATATAGAAATGTTCTTGAAGAAGGATTTTCAAACCGGTGGGTAGATGTTGTTGAAACTAAAGGGAAGAGAAGCGGCGCCTATTCTTCAGGAGCATATGGGACTAATCCGTATATCTTGATGAACTGGCAGGATAACGTCAATAATTTATTTACGCTGGCTCATGAATTCGGCCACAGTGTACACAGCTACTATACACGCAAGTCACAGCCGTATACGTACGGGAACTATTCTATTTTTGTAGCTGAAGTAGCGTCTACATGCAACGAGGCTTTGCTGAATGACTACTTATTAAAAACCATCGATGATGAGAAGAAGCGCATCTACCTTTTGAATCATTATTTGGAAGGCTTCAGGGGCACGGTGTTCCGTCAGACGATGTTTGCGGAATTCGAGCATCTGATCCATAAGAAAGCTCAAAATGGCGAAGCATTGACAGCAGATTTGCTGACAGAAGAGTATTATAAGCTAAACCAAAAATACTTCGGAAGCGAAGATATCGTGATTGATGAAGAAATCGGTTTGGAATGGTCCAGGATCCCGCATTTCTACTACAATTATTATGTATATCAATATGCAACAGGATTCAGTGCTGCAACTGCCTTGAGCCAGCAGATTCTGGACGAAGGCGAAGAAGCTGTTTCAAGATACATCGGCTTCTTGAAGTCAGGAAGCTCTGACTATCCTATCGAAGTACTGAAAAAAGCAGGAGTGGACATGACGACTTCAGAACCAATTGAAGCGGCTTTGAAAGTATTCGAAGAAAAGTTAGCCGAACTAGAAGAGCTATTAGGATAA
- a CDS encoding competence protein CoiA: protein MISAKNENGDFTVLWKKPINEIERIRRTQKFYCPHCGDSLLIKAGSINIPHFSHKSQSACSSLSESESIQHLNGKLDIFNWLKQFYPDSVELEPYLEEIGQRPDILMMAQGQIYAIEYQCSSIPSSLIQARTKGYHEMNIKPIWIMGDAPIRKGKEGNTSIYKLSPFQWSFAQMSSNGSPILLSYSPDSKVMGQYSKIFPLTPSKTFAAPLISPLTKLDPSQILFNPADSFTQYPIKRWIDEKNKWMQQRVHYSRWKRDRFLLAIYENGLNPFLLAPQIGLPVSYMCSVSSHPLEWQLYIWTDTLNHNKGKIIDMDRCLQNVQKRIHRGDIKKRPLPLFSIDFTERMVSSYLHLLVRTGHLKICGKNKFMYVKEFNFYLNMEMGIEEEKNYYMTIIKDINRQLIERITFF, encoded by the coding sequence GTGATTTCTGCCAAAAATGAAAATGGAGATTTCACTGTATTATGGAAAAAGCCCATAAACGAAATTGAACGAATAAGACGAACCCAAAAGTTTTACTGCCCTCACTGTGGTGATTCACTGCTTATAAAAGCAGGGAGCATCAACATTCCCCATTTCTCCCACAAAAGTCAATCCGCCTGCAGCAGTCTCAGCGAATCAGAATCCATTCAGCATTTAAATGGTAAGCTTGATATTTTCAATTGGTTAAAACAGTTCTATCCGGATTCAGTTGAGCTTGAACCGTATCTCGAGGAAATCGGACAAAGGCCGGATATCCTTATGATGGCCCAGGGACAGATTTATGCCATAGAATATCAATGTTCTTCGATACCATCCTCCCTTATTCAAGCCCGGACAAAAGGCTATCACGAGATGAATATAAAACCCATTTGGATAATGGGAGATGCGCCTATCAGAAAAGGGAAGGAAGGGAATACAAGCATCTATAAACTTTCACCATTTCAATGGTCCTTTGCCCAGATGTCCTCAAATGGCAGTCCAATACTCCTTTCTTACTCCCCTGATAGTAAAGTCATGGGTCAATACTCAAAAATTTTTCCTCTTACACCATCAAAAACGTTTGCTGCTCCACTCATCTCTCCCTTAACTAAACTGGACCCTTCACAAATTCTTTTTAATCCTGCAGATTCTTTTACACAATATCCTATAAAAAGATGGATTGATGAAAAAAATAAATGGATGCAGCAGCGTGTCCATTACAGCAGATGGAAAAGGGATCGTTTCTTATTGGCCATTTATGAGAATGGGCTAAATCCATTTTTGCTTGCTCCTCAAATAGGCCTTCCTGTCTCTTATATGTGCTCTGTATCGTCTCATCCATTAGAATGGCAGCTTTATATTTGGACGGATACACTTAATCACAATAAGGGTAAAATAATCGATATGGACAGGTGCCTGCAAAATGTTCAAAAAAGAATTCATAGAGGGGATATCAAAAAAAGGCCGCTGCCGCTGTTTTCTATTGATTTTACGGAGCGGATGGTCTCTTCTTATCTACATCTGCTTGTGAGAACAGGACACCTGAAAATTTGTGGCAAGAATAAATTTATGTATGTAAAGGAATTCAATTTTTATCTCAATATGGAGATGGGGATAGAAGAGGAAAAGAACTATTATATGACCATCATTAAGGATATAAATCGTCAATTAATAGAGAGAATTACGTTTTTCTAG